The following coding sequences lie in one Devosia litorisediminis genomic window:
- a CDS encoding methylglyoxal synthase: MAKIGLVAHDDKKDELCVWAARHKRKLSEHQLWGTGTTGSRIIEATGLPVGLLKSGPLGGDQQLGAMIAEGRLDVLIFFIDPLSAQPHDVDVKALTRLATLYDVMCANNEATANAVLAYL, translated from the coding sequence ATGGCAAAGATTGGTCTGGTGGCGCATGACGACAAGAAGGACGAATTGTGCGTCTGGGCGGCGCGTCACAAAAGGAAGCTCTCCGAGCACCAATTGTGGGGCACCGGTACAACCGGCAGCCGGATCATCGAAGCCACGGGTCTGCCGGTAGGCCTGCTCAAGAGCGGTCCACTGGGCGGCGATCAGCAATTGGGTGCGATGATTGCCGAGGGACGGCTGGACGTTCTGATCTTCTTTATCGACCCGCTATCGGCTCAGCCGCACGATGTCGACGTCAAGGCACTGACCCGCCTGGCGACCCTTTACGACGTGATGTGTGCCAATAATGAAGCCACTGCCAACGCTGTGCTGGCGTATCTGTGA
- a CDS encoding DUF1801 domain-containing protein, producing the protein MLTTVVDPVYSDDFACLVAPLPPAIIERTARLVAVIAAHPGLSGKVMKGWKSVNFRHAIAGHVCSVFPHDDRVSLYFEHGRQLDRAEGLLEGDGLRKGRYLRLMPDDDIPVDAIGILLSEAIALFA; encoded by the coding sequence ATGCTGACCACTGTTGTCGACCCGGTCTATTCCGATGATTTTGCCTGCCTGGTGGCGCCGCTGCCGCCCGCCATCATTGAGCGAACGGCGCGACTGGTTGCAGTGATCGCCGCCCATCCGGGGTTGAGCGGCAAGGTGATGAAGGGCTGGAAGTCGGTCAATTTCCGTCACGCGATTGCAGGGCATGTCTGTTCGGTGTTTCCCCACGATGATCGGGTGTCGCTGTATTTCGAACATGGGCGCCAACTCGACCGGGCAGAGGGGTTGCTGGAAGGGGACGGGCTCAGGAAGGGGCGCTATCTGCGGCTGATGCCCGATGATGACATTCCCGTCGATGCCATCGGCATTCTGCTCAGCGAAGCCATTGCCCTGTTTGCCTGA
- a CDS encoding methyl-accepting chemotaxis protein has product MPQLKLAFKLPAMVVIIALATGAGLGLAAYFAGNAIVTQQAEQRLSAAASNATSALSAYLKEVSEDLTLFAGRAEIAANIDLFSGAMRSLKGQGEPTELLQDAYITQNPNAAGERLLLDSSDKLPVYDLHHRALHSDFRDLLLKRGYYDIFLFDTDFNNVYSVTKEADFGTNFAENGGPWAESGLGKVVRAAMAAEAGQVFLTDFAAYGPSAGAPASFIATPVYDQGWLIGVIAYQMSSTRIGAVLNRTQGLGETGEMFLVGQDNLVRNDAPGTPENDVFTLKLEGSAVTAALGGTAAMAPLEHHQGAAYVAASEPLSFGGVDWAVVALESQADIAAPSAGLRNTMLGIGAIMLVLAAIVSVLLARTITRPVSRLTDAMAEIADDKFELVVPGLERADELGYMAEAVEVFRSNGLKMRDLRAAELDMSDERAGQVRVIQNLQRDIGVVVSAAIDGDFSQRLAADQTDADLRQLASNVNALVDTVDRGLNETGTVLAALARADLSVRMHGEYKGAFGQLKSDTNAVAEQLSDIVMQLRDTSGALKTATGEILSGANDLSERTTRQAATIEETSAAIEQLSRTVLDNANEADAASRQAHSVSGDAEASGAVMGQATAAMDRITQSSAKISNIIGMIDDIAFQTNLLALNASVEAARAGDAGKGFAVVAVEVRRLAQSAASASADVKALIEQSAVEVDGGSRLVGDAAERLVAVQEAIKSNALLLQGIARASREQASSIDEVTVAVRQMDEMTQHNAALVEETNAAIEQTEAQASELDRVISVFTLEPRVGDEHGYAPPPRLKFASGG; this is encoded by the coding sequence ATGCCCCAGTTGAAACTTGCCTTCAAATTGCCCGCCATGGTGGTGATCATCGCTTTGGCGACAGGTGCCGGTCTGGGTCTGGCGGCCTATTTTGCTGGCAATGCCATTGTCACTCAGCAGGCTGAGCAGCGTCTGTCGGCGGCCGCGTCAAATGCGACGTCGGCGCTGTCGGCCTATCTCAAGGAAGTCTCCGAGGATCTGACGCTGTTTGCGGGGCGTGCCGAAATCGCTGCCAATATCGATCTGTTCTCCGGCGCCATGCGCTCGCTCAAAGGTCAGGGTGAACCGACTGAGCTGCTGCAGGATGCCTATATTACGCAGAACCCAAACGCCGCTGGCGAACGCCTGCTGCTCGATAGTTCGGACAAGTTGCCGGTCTATGATCTGCACCACCGCGCGCTGCATTCCGATTTCCGCGACTTGCTGCTCAAGCGCGGCTACTACGACATTTTCCTGTTTGATACCGATTTCAACAATGTCTATTCGGTCACCAAGGAAGCCGATTTCGGCACCAATTTTGCCGAGAACGGTGGGCCATGGGCTGAATCTGGATTGGGCAAGGTGGTGCGCGCCGCCATGGCCGCAGAGGCCGGTCAGGTCTTCCTGACCGATTTTGCGGCCTATGGTCCGAGTGCGGGAGCGCCAGCAAGCTTTATCGCGACGCCGGTTTACGATCAGGGCTGGCTGATCGGGGTGATCGCCTATCAAATGTCCTCAACCCGTATTGGCGCGGTGCTGAACCGTACGCAGGGGCTTGGCGAAACCGGTGAAATGTTCCTGGTTGGCCAGGACAATCTGGTGCGCAATGACGCGCCGGGCACGCCTGAGAATGACGTGTTTACGCTCAAGCTCGAAGGCTCTGCGGTCACTGCGGCCCTTGGGGGCACGGCGGCAATGGCGCCGCTCGAGCATCATCAGGGCGCTGCCTATGTGGCGGCCAGTGAACCGCTGAGCTTTGGCGGCGTTGACTGGGCTGTCGTGGCGCTTGAAAGCCAGGCCGATATTGCGGCGCCTTCGGCGGGTCTGCGCAATACCATGCTGGGGATTGGCGCGATCATGCTGGTGCTGGCGGCCATTGTGAGCGTGCTGCTGGCCCGCACCATTACCCGGCCTGTTTCGCGCCTGACGGATGCCATGGCTGAGATTGCCGATGACAAGTTCGAGCTGGTCGTGCCCGGTCTCGAGCGCGCCGATGAGCTGGGCTATATGGCTGAAGCGGTCGAAGTGTTCCGCAGCAATGGCCTCAAGATGCGCGATCTGCGCGCGGCCGAGCTGGACATGAGCGACGAACGCGCCGGTCAGGTGCGGGTTATCCAGAATCTGCAGCGCGATATCGGTGTTGTGGTCAGTGCTGCGATTGATGGCGACTTTTCACAGCGTCTGGCGGCTGATCAGACTGACGCCGATCTGCGCCAGCTGGCCAGTAACGTCAACGCGCTGGTCGATACGGTCGACCGTGGTCTGAATGAAACCGGCACCGTGCTGGCGGCACTGGCCCGTGCCGACCTCAGCGTGCGGATGCATGGCGAGTACAAGGGTGCTTTTGGTCAGCTCAAGTCGGACACCAATGCCGTGGCCGAGCAGCTGAGCGATATCGTCATGCAATTGCGTGACACCTCGGGTGCACTCAAGACGGCGACAGGTGAAATTCTATCCGGTGCCAATGATCTTTCCGAGCGCACGACGCGTCAGGCAGCGACTATTGAAGAAACCTCAGCGGCGATCGAGCAGCTCAGCCGCACCGTGCTGGACAACGCCAATGAGGCCGATGCGGCCAGCCGTCAGGCACATTCGGTTTCCGGCGATGCGGAAGCCAGTGGCGCGGTGATGGGGCAGGCGACGGCCGCGATGGATCGCATCACGCAGTCTTCGGCCAAGATTTCCAACATTATCGGCATGATCGACGATATCGCTTTCCAGACCAATCTGCTGGCGCTGAACGCGTCGGTTGAAGCGGCCCGCGCTGGCGATGCCGGTAAGGGTTTTGCCGTGGTGGCGGTGGAAGTGCGGCGTCTGGCACAGTCGGCAGCGTCCGCTTCGGCTGACGTCAAGGCACTGATCGAACAGAGTGCTGTCGAAGTCGATGGCGGGTCGCGTCTGGTGGGTGATGCCGCTGAACGTCTGGTGGCAGTCCAGGAAGCGATCAAGTCCAACGCCCTCTTGCTGCAGGGTATCGCCCGCGCCAGCCGCGAGCAGGCGTCCTCGATCGACGAAGTCACGGTCGCGGTGCGGCAGATGGACGAAATGACCCAGCACAATGCGGCGCTGGTTGAGGAAACCAACGCGGCCATCGAGCAGACCGAAGCCCAGGCCAGCGAGCTCGATCGGGTGATCAGCGTGTTCACGCTGGAGCCACGGGTTGGTGATGAACATGGCTACGCACCGCCACCGCGCCTCAAATTTGCCTCGGGTGGCTAA
- a CDS encoding methyl-accepting chemotaxis protein, translating into MNGLFSRINNDERAKVDAIMRSQAVIEFQLDGTILSANENFLGALGYRLDEIVGKHHRMFVDPDDAKSAAYKQFWSDLAAGKFQSAAYKRIAKGGREIWIQATYNPVLDKAGKPIKVIKFATDITEQTNRAADHEAQIAAISRVQAVIEFNLDGSVRNANENFLQTVGYGLTEIVGKHHSMFCDPGYAKSPEYKQFWERLRAGEYVAAEFQRFGKGGREVWIQASYNPVLDARGKPVKVIKFATDITARKRDERICGELTSSLTKMAEGDLTGRIDTQFSGQFEQLRLAFNQSLMRLTDIVVSLRGTSRALKTATSEILSGANDLSERTTRQAATIEQTSASVEQLSAVVLDNAKRAATASQKARDVSSNATQGGAVMKDANGAMAAIELSSGKISNIIGMIDDIAFQTNLLALNASVEAARAGDAGKGFAVVAVEVRRLAQSAADASNDVKALIEASAKEVSTGSRLVGQAAEKLLDILNGAQESSALIDSIAQANQAQSSSLDEVSIAVRQMDEMTQHNAALVEQTNAAIEQTEAQASELDVIVDVFKMADSARSASRKPRSIAA; encoded by the coding sequence ATGAATGGACTTTTTTCGCGTATCAACAATGACGAACGCGCCAAGGTTGACGCGATCATGCGCAGCCAGGCGGTTATCGAATTCCAGCTGGATGGGACGATATTGAGCGCCAACGAGAATTTCCTCGGCGCGCTTGGCTACAGGCTCGATGAGATCGTCGGCAAGCATCACCGCATGTTTGTTGATCCAGACGATGCGAAATCAGCAGCGTACAAGCAATTCTGGAGTGATCTGGCAGCGGGAAAGTTCCAGTCTGCAGCCTATAAGCGGATTGCCAAAGGTGGCCGCGAGATCTGGATTCAGGCGACCTATAACCCGGTTCTGGACAAGGCGGGCAAGCCGATCAAGGTCATCAAGTTCGCCACCGACATTACGGAACAGACCAACCGCGCCGCAGACCATGAAGCGCAGATTGCGGCCATCTCGCGCGTACAGGCCGTGATCGAGTTCAATCTTGATGGCAGCGTGCGCAACGCCAATGAGAATTTTCTCCAGACGGTGGGTTATGGTCTCACCGAAATTGTTGGCAAGCACCACAGCATGTTTTGTGACCCAGGCTACGCCAAGTCGCCGGAATACAAGCAATTCTGGGAGCGATTGCGTGCCGGCGAATATGTGGCGGCCGAGTTCCAGCGCTTTGGCAAAGGGGGGCGGGAAGTCTGGATCCAGGCGTCTTACAACCCGGTCCTGGATGCACGCGGCAAGCCGGTCAAGGTGATCAAGTTTGCCACTGACATCACGGCCCGCAAACGCGATGAACGCATCTGCGGTGAACTCACCAGCAGTCTGACCAAGATGGCGGAAGGCGATCTGACGGGGCGGATCGATACCCAGTTCTCGGGCCAGTTCGAGCAATTGCGATTGGCCTTCAACCAGTCGCTGATGCGTCTGACCGATATTGTCGTCAGTCTGCGTGGGACATCGAGGGCACTCAAGACCGCGACCAGCGAAATTCTCAGTGGTGCCAATGACCTGTCTGAACGCACCACCCGGCAGGCAGCCACAATTGAGCAGACATCGGCCTCGGTTGAGCAGCTTTCGGCTGTCGTGCTCGACAATGCCAAACGGGCAGCTACGGCTAGCCAGAAAGCACGAGACGTTTCGAGCAATGCCACCCAGGGCGGCGCGGTTATGAAGGATGCCAATGGGGCAATGGCGGCCATTGAGCTAAGTTCAGGCAAGATCTCCAACATTATCGGCATGATCGACGATATCGCCTTCCAGACCAATCTACTGGCGCTGAACGCGTCGGTTGAAGCGGCGCGTGCCGGTGATGCCGGCAAGGGCTTTGCGGTGGTGGCTGTCGAAGTGCGCCGGCTTGCGCAATCGGCAGCTGATGCGTCCAACGACGTCAAAGCACTGATCGAGGCGAGCGCCAAAGAGGTCTCGACTGGCTCGCGGCTAGTTGGTCAGGCCGCCGAGAAGTTGCTCGATATTCTGAACGGGGCGCAGGAAAGCTCAGCGTTGATCGATTCCATCGCGCAGGCCAATCAGGCGCAGTCGTCCTCTTTGGACGAGGTCTCGATTGCGGTACGTCAGATGGACGAAATGACCCAACACAACGCTGCACTGGTCGAGCAGACCAATGCGGCGATCGAGCAGACCGAAGCCCAGGCCAGTGAGTTGGACGTTATCGTCGACGTTTTCAAAATGGCTGACAGTGCCCGCTCGGCTTCACGCAAGCCACGCTCGATCGCGGCATAG
- a CDS encoding ABC transporter substrate-binding protein — MFNLKKTLTLAAAATTLVAAAPAIAQDTGATIGFIGGFTGPIESLTPPIFAGAELVVKQVNEQGGILGGELNLISADGACDATAAAAAADKLINTDNVTGIVGALCTGETIGAFNGSGLSGGVVFISPASSAPALTTLEDNDLVYRTTPSDALQGVKLANLLLAKGITDIAVTYVNNDYGKGFAEALEAAYTAGGGTVAANVSHEDSKADYRAELGNLVASQNLVILAYANSSGNTILRQAVESGNFTTYIGGDGMVGDDLLTGIDAASVDGLIATRAGAPSGEAVDIYNGFDSDGFTANATYAPQAYDAAFLMALAIEKNGSASREGLSAALREVASAPGEKILPGEWSKAVELIKAGTDIDYEGAGGVLDFDAAGDVDGIIVELTVEGGKFVEKGLID, encoded by the coding sequence ATGTTCAATCTCAAGAAAACGCTGACCCTGGCCGCGGCCGCTACCACTCTGGTTGCAGCAGCGCCAGCCATCGCACAGGACACCGGCGCGACCATCGGTTTCATCGGCGGCTTCACCGGCCCCATTGAATCGCTGACTCCACCTATCTTCGCTGGTGCTGAACTGGTCGTGAAGCAGGTCAACGAACAGGGCGGTATCCTGGGCGGCGAACTGAACCTGATCTCCGCTGACGGCGCATGCGACGCAACCGCTGCTGCGGCTGCTGCCGACAAGCTGATCAACACCGACAACGTCACCGGTATTGTGGGTGCTCTGTGCACCGGCGAAACTATTGGCGCATTCAACGGTTCGGGTCTGTCCGGCGGCGTAGTGTTCATCTCGCCAGCATCGTCCGCACCAGCATTGACCACCCTTGAGGACAACGACCTCGTTTACCGCACCACCCCTTCGGACGCGCTCCAGGGTGTGAAGCTGGCCAACCTGCTGCTGGCCAAGGGTATCACCGACATTGCCGTCACCTACGTGAACAACGACTACGGCAAGGGCTTCGCTGAAGCGCTGGAAGCTGCCTACACCGCCGGTGGCGGTACTGTTGCAGCCAACGTTTCCCACGAAGACAGCAAGGCTGACTACCGCGCCGAGCTGGGCAACCTCGTTGCCTCGCAGAACCTGGTGATCCTGGCCTATGCCAACTCTTCGGGTAACACGATCCTGCGTCAGGCAGTCGAGTCCGGCAACTTCACCACCTATATCGGTGGCGACGGCATGGTTGGCGACGACCTGCTCACCGGCATCGACGCCGCTTCGGTTGATGGCCTGATCGCAACCCGCGCTGGCGCCCCCAGCGGCGAAGCCGTCGACATCTATAACGGCTTCGATAGCGACGGCTTCACCGCCAACGCAACCTATGCCCCACAGGCCTATGACGCGGCCTTCCTGATGGCTCTGGCCATCGAGAAGAACGGTTCGGCTTCGCGCGAAGGTCTCTCCGCTGCCCTGCGTGAAGTTGCTTCCGCACCCGGCGAAAAGATCCTGCCCGGCGAATGGAGCAAGGCTGTCGAGCTGATCAAGGCCGGCACCGACATCGACTATGAAGGCGCCGGTGGCGTTCTCGATTTTGACGCAGCAGGCGACGTTGACGGCATCATTGTCGAGCTCACCGTTGAAGGCGGCAAGTTCGTCGAAAAGGGCCTGATCGACTAA
- a CDS encoding class I SAM-dependent DNA methyltransferase has protein sequence MNTKARAVSPGLLFWSKVIADAQTLKFYAETAPAYAQHGSDEPDQNLRDFIVALPTGAKVLELGTGGGRDAAFMLGQGIAIDATDGSPELAAEAERRIGQPVSIMRFDQLAATACYDGVWANACLLHAPADELTEDLTRIHRALKPGGLFVSSFKAGTGEGRDKFGRYYNYPDQATLESHFQAAANWQSLSISARPGSGYDKLPTSWLWVSARA, from the coding sequence ATGAATACGAAGGCCCGGGCAGTAAGCCCGGGCCTTTTGTTTTGGAGCAAGGTCATCGCAGACGCCCAAACGCTGAAGTTTTATGCCGAGACCGCGCCAGCCTATGCCCAGCATGGCTCGGACGAGCCCGACCAGAACCTGCGTGATTTCATTGTCGCATTGCCCACTGGCGCCAAGGTTCTTGAACTGGGCACAGGCGGGGGCCGCGATGCCGCTTTCATGCTGGGCCAGGGCATCGCGATTGATGCTACCGACGGCTCGCCAGAACTGGCCGCCGAGGCGGAACGCCGTATCGGCCAGCCCGTCTCCATTATGCGCTTTGATCAATTGGCAGCGACCGCCTGCTACGACGGGGTCTGGGCCAATGCCTGCCTATTGCACGCACCAGCAGATGAACTCACCGAGGATCTGACGCGGATTCACCGCGCCCTCAAACCAGGCGGATTGTTTGTTTCCAGCTTCAAGGCCGGTACTGGCGAAGGTCGTGATAAGTTCGGGCGCTATTACAACTATCCCGACCAAGCCACGCTTGAGAGCCACTTCCAAGCGGCCGCCAATTGGCAAAGCCTGAGCATCAGCGCACGCCCTGGCAGCGGCTATGACAAGCTGCCAACGAGCTGGCTTTGGGTGAGTGCCCGCGCGTAG
- a CDS encoding branched-chain amino acid ABC transporter permease, whose amino-acid sequence MTEFIFFLNQVVISGAVLGCIYALGAVGITLIFGILRFAHFAHSELMTSGAFFAFLLAGLFASWGIVTPIPTGFVVLPLAMALTALLALGIDKGFYAPLRKRGAKPVILLIASIGVTLMVQGLIRLFFGAGSYSFFENESKEIFRIDTSFLGSTRPLVMTEPQVLMIVVTIISVLALHLFLTRSRLGKAMRAMADNADLAQVSGINTALVVRVTWIVAGALACMAGTMLALDVTLKPDLAFNIIIPIFAAAIVGGLGQAYGAIAGGLLIGFAESLAVFNWTMVLRPLNGVLPDWLQLPNTLALVPTEYKLTVAFVILVVVLLVRPTGIFKGASS is encoded by the coding sequence GTGACCGAATTTATCTTCTTTCTCAATCAGGTGGTGATTTCCGGCGCCGTGCTGGGCTGCATCTATGCGCTGGGCGCGGTGGGGATCACGCTGATTTTCGGCATTCTGCGGTTCGCCCATTTTGCCCATTCCGAGCTGATGACGTCAGGCGCGTTCTTTGCCTTTCTGCTGGCCGGGCTGTTTGCCAGTTGGGGTATTGTTACGCCCATTCCAACCGGCTTCGTCGTGCTGCCGCTGGCCATGGCGCTGACGGCTCTGCTGGCTCTGGGGATCGACAAGGGCTTTTATGCGCCGTTGCGCAAGCGGGGCGCCAAGCCCGTCATCCTGCTGATCGCCTCGATCGGCGTGACGCTGATGGTGCAGGGCCTGATCCGCCTGTTCTTTGGTGCCGGCAGCTATTCGTTCTTTGAAAACGAGAGCAAGGAAATCTTCCGCATCGATACCAGCTTCCTGGGGTCCACCCGGCCTCTGGTGATGACCGAGCCTCAGGTGCTGATGATCGTGGTCACCATCATCTCGGTGCTGGCGCTGCATCTGTTCCTGACGCGCTCGCGTCTGGGCAAGGCAATGCGCGCCATGGCAGACAATGCCGATCTGGCCCAGGTGTCAGGCATCAACACCGCGCTGGTCGTGCGGGTAACGTGGATCGTGGCGGGCGCTCTGGCCTGTATGGCTGGAACCATGCTGGCGCTGGACGTGACGCTGAAGCCCGATCTGGCCTTCAACATCATCATTCCAATCTTTGCCGCGGCCATCGTTGGTGGCCTTGGTCAGGCCTATGGCGCCATTGCCGGTGGCCTGCTGATCGGCTTTGCGGAATCGCTGGCGGTGTTCAACTGGACCATGGTGCTGCGGCCGCTCAACGGGGTGCTGCCGGACTGGCTGCAATTGCCCAATACGCTGGCGCTGGTGCCGACTGAGTACAAGCTGACCGTCGCCTTCGTTATTCTGGTGGTTGTGCTGCTGGTGCGCCCCACGGGTATCTTCAAGGGAGCCTCGTCATGA
- a CDS encoding ABC transporter ATP-binding protein, giving the protein MSSDLVIDVRNVTKHFGGLTAVNNCSLSVRRGSVTGLIGPNGAGKSTLFNIVAGNIVPDEGAVIFDGADVTGLAPHELFRTGMLRTFQIAHEFSNMTALENLMMVPGDQPGEYLGNAWFRPGISKSRETEVRKKALDVIDFLKLGHVRNELAGNLSGGQKKLLELGRTMMVDAKVVLLDEVAAGVNRTLLNDLAANIERMNRELGYTFFVIEHDMDLIGRLCDPVIVMAQGEKIAEGPMAEIRANPAIVEAYFGTPVETA; this is encoded by the coding sequence GTGTCCTCTGACTTGGTTATCGACGTTCGCAACGTCACGAAACATTTCGGCGGCCTCACCGCCGTCAACAATTGCTCGCTCTCGGTGCGGCGCGGATCAGTCACCGGACTGATCGGGCCCAATGGCGCGGGCAAGTCCACGTTGTTCAACATCGTGGCCGGCAATATCGTACCTGATGAAGGCGCGGTGATCTTTGACGGCGCTGATGTAACCGGCCTGGCGCCGCATGAGCTATTCCGCACCGGCATGCTGCGCACCTTCCAGATTGCGCATGAGTTTTCCAATATGACGGCGCTGGAAAACCTGATGATGGTGCCCGGCGATCAGCCTGGCGAGTATCTGGGCAATGCCTGGTTCCGTCCCGGCATTTCCAAATCGCGCGAGACCGAAGTGCGCAAGAAAGCGCTCGACGTCATCGACTTCCTCAAGCTGGGCCATGTGCGCAACGAGCTGGCAGGTAATCTGTCGGGCGGGCAGAAGAAGCTGCTTGAGCTGGGGCGCACCATGATGGTGGACGCCAAGGTGGTGCTGCTCGACGAGGTGGCCGCTGGCGTCAACCGCACGTTGCTTAATGATCTGGCAGCCAATATCGAGCGGATGAACCGCGAGCTGGGCTACACCTTCTTTGTCATCGAGCATGACATGGATCTGATCGGGCGGCTTTGCGACCCAGTGATCGTGATGGCGCAGGGTGAGAAGATCGCCGAGGGCCCGATGGCCGAAATCCGCGCCAACCCGGCCATTGTCGAGGCCTATTTCGGCACCCCGGTGGAGACTGCGTAA
- a CDS encoding branched-chain amino acid ABC transporter permease — protein sequence MMRRSLTLFAGLFVLILVIGWMMGLPFTSSRLVEATAYSLIALGLNIQWGYGGLFNFGIMGFLMLGGFAVTFISYPINPDFWGSDGPMMLGRAALAFGAGALLIYGARQSHRLGVRGGWKTFVTVLAWFVAYCVYRSQIDPAAAYIEDTAGFVGGLGINPVVGWLFGGVLAAGVAYIVGKIALGLRTDYLAIATIGISEIIRALIKNMDWLTRGTLTVSPVPWPTPLPQDYQASGVDQISALLLARGGYLALGLVVLAAVIWLVSRAYAGPWGRMMRAIRDNHIAAASMGKNIKARQLEIFILGSVLMGIGGAMLVSFTQIFDPSSYQPINHTFLIWVMIIVGGAGNNWGAVFGAVLIWMVWVISEPLAKAIFETVSFWSTSMGWPEIPEIESRSAQMRVFVLGLVITIALRYAPKGLIPEQVRREG from the coding sequence ATGATGCGGCGTTCGCTGACCCTGTTTGCCGGCCTGTTCGTGTTGATCCTGGTGATCGGCTGGATGATGGGCCTGCCCTTCACCTCAAGCCGGCTGGTGGAAGCCACCGCCTACTCGCTGATCGCGCTGGGCCTGAATATCCAATGGGGTTATGGCGGGCTGTTCAACTTCGGCATTATGGGTTTTCTGATGCTGGGCGGGTTTGCCGTCACCTTCATCTCCTATCCCATCAATCCTGATTTCTGGGGCTCGGATGGCCCCATGATGCTGGGCCGGGCAGCGCTCGCATTCGGCGCCGGTGCCTTGCTGATCTATGGCGCGCGGCAGAGCCATCGTCTTGGCGTGCGCGGCGGCTGGAAGACTTTTGTGACCGTGCTGGCATGGTTTGTTGCCTATTGCGTCTATCGTAGCCAGATCGACCCGGCAGCGGCCTATATTGAAGACACGGCGGGCTTTGTCGGCGGCCTTGGCATCAATCCGGTCGTTGGCTGGCTGTTCGGTGGCGTCCTTGCTGCTGGCGTGGCTTATATCGTGGGCAAGATCGCGCTGGGTCTGCGTACCGACTATCTGGCCATTGCCACGATCGGCATTTCGGAAATCATCCGTGCGCTGATCAAGAACATGGACTGGCTGACCCGCGGTACGCTGACCGTGTCGCCGGTGCCCTGGCCCACGCCATTGCCACAGGATTATCAGGCCAGTGGTGTTGATCAGATCAGCGCGCTGCTGCTGGCGCGCGGTGGCTATCTGGCGCTGGGGCTGGTGGTGCTGGCCGCAGTCATCTGGCTGGTGTCACGTGCCTATGCAGGTCCCTGGGGCCGCATGATGCGGGCCATTCGTGACAACCACATTGCTGCAGCGTCGATGGGCAAGAATATCAAGGCGCGGCAGCTCGAGATCTTCATCCTTGGCTCGGTGCTGATGGGTATCGGCGGAGCCATGCTGGTCAGCTTTACGCAGATATTTGATCCGTCGAGCTATCAGCCGATCAACCACACCTTTCTGATCTGGGTCATGATCATTGTCGGCGGTGCTGGCAATAATTGGGGCGCGGTCTTTGGTGCGGTGCTGATCTGGATGGTCTGGGTGATTTCCGAACCCCTGGCCAAGGCGATCTTTGAGACCGTCAGCTTCTGGTCCACCAGCATGGGCTGGCCCGAGATCCCGGAAATCGAGTCACGCTCAGCGCAGATGCGGGTGTTCGTGCTGGGGCTGGTGATTACCATCGCCCTGCGCTACGCGCCAAAGGGTCTGATCCCCGAACAGGTGCGGCGCGAGGGCTAA
- a CDS encoding ABC transporter ATP-binding protein, with amino-acid sequence MALIELKHVVGGYGGAPILNGVDMAIDQSDIGVIVGPNGAGKSTTLKAIFGLLKVTGGTIEFDGEDVANSLPDKLVPKGLSFVPQEKNVFTSMSVEENLEMGAFTRRDSFAETMEWVYEMFPVLAEKRRQPAGELSGGQRQMVAMGRALMSKPRLLMLDEPSAGLSPRYVIEIFETIVRVNAEGVGILMVEQNARQALAFASKGFVLAGGQNRFTGTGAELIADPEVAKSFLGG; translated from the coding sequence ATGGCGTTGATTGAACTCAAGCACGTCGTTGGCGGGTATGGCGGCGCGCCGATCCTCAATGGCGTGGACATGGCTATCGACCAGTCCGATATCGGCGTGATCGTGGGGCCCAATGGCGCGGGCAAGTCCACCACGCTCAAAGCAATCTTTGGCCTGCTCAAGGTGACTGGCGGAACGATTGAATTTGATGGCGAGGATGTCGCCAATTCGCTGCCCGACAAGCTGGTGCCCAAGGGGCTGAGCTTTGTGCCGCAGGAAAAGAACGTGTTCACCTCCATGAGCGTGGAAGAAAACCTTGAAATGGGTGCCTTCACACGGCGGGACAGTTTCGCCGAGACCATGGAATGGGTCTACGAGATGTTCCCCGTGTTGGCCGAGAAGCGGCGCCAGCCAGCGGGCGAACTTTCAGGCGGACAGCGGCAGATGGTGGCCATGGGCCGCGCTTTGATGAGCAAGCCGCGTCTGCTGATGCTCGATGAACCCTCTGCGGGCCTATCACCGCGCTATGTCATCGAAATTTTCGAGACCATTGTGCGCGTCAATGCCGAAGGCGTCGGCATCCTCATGGTCGAGCAGAATGCGCGCCAGGCGCTGGCATTTGCCTCCAAGGGCTTCGTCCTTGCGGGCGGGCAAAACCGTTTCACCGGCACGGGGGCTGAACTCATCGCCGATCCCGAAGTCGCCAAAAGTTTCCTCGGGGGCTGA